One window of the Natrinema sp. CBA1119 genome contains the following:
- a CDS encoding vWA domain-containing protein, which produces MADKERCRWGDTRERRDTHAASPLIGIILLFALVMMGAMLVFVAGSAMFDVLQSQTHAEQTEQTLKQFDSDLATLGMQNDTPKSVYLDEGTENEIVIDGELTVTVSDGYVKDESDPIELRTLVTTDESGNEFAYQGGGLWRLNDDRATAVTDPNLRYYTETVNGEHVGRVDVSPTTIDGSIGSGEHSAQQTGLNTFDSFGEDIEYVNYVTVEVTGTSYHHGWYDFLKEEFDATDESKVSANCTNPGNVDENIICHDELGETVTVVATVDGEAPLANLVDIEPTVYGGLYIEGTSDRFSNRLEVNGYDGHRTGTNESEDLFLANYDTYTLDNHANIAGVPVVNGDLSSLGNPELSSIGYGLTVNPVHNRGPFDEDNNAYWLGASESDRDALATELSTSYSDIDEVNSEIDDVQTNYLGGNPTADGAVTAGLYEGTGSIDTLDSSDGNVHIGVDSDVDLNNVEVKGDNRTSIYVDGDVELSDVDIEPDDRANALWIYASSDSEITIDGDFQGVIYAPGADIEIADRTTIDGAIVAGNDAGIGDNVEINFDRSLRTDTPLSDADENKMFEYGDTRAPIDATFVLDRSGSMGPHNPNRPWNTYTPIDEEYIYGDDWRPIPVDEPFRNVDGDDVILRNTTTGETKRLERRDPADPDNWQEIRVESCYRCHPDAILGTYNHPGNDPSGVRVEATRNFIELMKESNGDRVGVYEFEQNANVLHELDGDLEAAKQSVEGNAYYGTNMAAGLDEALDDYRKNEDTDQERITVLLSDGKNSDDDYNDDMDDLVDEANTLNTTIYTVGLTGPEDAPIPESQLENWAQDTGGEFYKADNADALREIFETIAKDEVEVDADTQIGISVTNEQETTSGYAISVSEQTITIDE; this is translated from the coding sequence ATGGCCGACAAGGAAAGGTGCAGGTGGGGAGATACCCGCGAACGTCGGGACACGCATGCCGCGAGTCCGCTCATCGGGATCATACTGTTGTTCGCGCTCGTGATGATGGGCGCGATGCTGGTCTTCGTCGCCGGCTCGGCGATGTTTGACGTGCTTCAGTCACAAACACACGCAGAACAAACCGAGCAAACGCTGAAACAGTTCGATTCGGATTTGGCGACGCTCGGGATGCAAAACGATACGCCGAAATCTGTCTATCTCGATGAAGGGACTGAAAACGAAATCGTAATAGATGGCGAACTTACAGTAACGGTATCGGACGGCTACGTGAAAGACGAGAGCGATCCTATCGAACTTCGCACGCTGGTTACAACTGACGAGAGTGGGAACGAGTTCGCGTATCAAGGAGGAGGCCTCTGGCGCCTCAACGATGATCGAGCGACGGCGGTGACGGATCCGAATCTCAGATACTACACCGAAACCGTCAACGGTGAACACGTCGGACGAGTCGACGTTTCGCCCACGACGATTGACGGGTCCATCGGGAGCGGAGAACACAGTGCGCAGCAAACCGGCTTGAACACGTTCGACTCGTTCGGTGAGGACATCGAGTACGTGAACTACGTGACGGTCGAGGTTACCGGCACCTCATACCATCACGGATGGTACGACTTTTTGAAAGAAGAGTTCGATGCGACCGACGAAAGTAAGGTCTCGGCAAACTGTACTAACCCCGGTAACGTCGACGAGAACATCATCTGCCACGACGAACTGGGAGAGACGGTTACCGTCGTCGCGACCGTCGACGGGGAGGCACCGCTCGCGAACCTCGTAGATATCGAACCGACGGTATACGGCGGCCTGTATATCGAAGGAACGTCGGACCGCTTCAGTAACCGACTCGAGGTGAACGGATACGACGGTCATAGAACTGGAACCAATGAGAGCGAGGACCTCTTCCTGGCGAACTACGATACGTACACTCTCGACAACCACGCGAACATAGCGGGTGTACCAGTCGTAAATGGTGATCTCAGTTCTCTTGGCAATCCAGAGCTCTCTTCGATCGGATACGGTCTCACTGTCAACCCGGTACATAACAGGGGTCCGTTTGACGAGGATAACAACGCGTACTGGTTAGGTGCGAGTGAAAGTGACAGGGATGCACTTGCAACCGAGTTGTCCACCTCGTACAGCGACATCGACGAGGTCAACAGTGAAATCGACGACGTTCAAACGAACTACCTCGGCGGGAACCCAACTGCTGACGGAGCCGTCACCGCAGGATTGTACGAGGGAACCGGATCTATTGATACCCTCGATTCGTCGGACGGAAACGTTCACATTGGCGTCGATAGTGACGTCGATCTCAACAATGTCGAGGTGAAAGGGGACAACCGGACGAGCATCTACGTCGATGGCGACGTCGAGCTCTCGGACGTCGATATCGAACCCGACGACCGAGCGAACGCCCTCTGGATTTACGCCTCAAGCGATTCGGAGATAACGATCGATGGCGACTTCCAAGGTGTGATCTATGCGCCGGGTGCCGATATCGAGATCGCAGATAGGACGACGATAGACGGCGCAATCGTCGCCGGCAACGATGCGGGGATCGGCGACAACGTCGAGATCAACTTCGATCGGTCGCTCCGGACGGACACACCGCTTTCGGACGCCGATGAAAACAAGATGTTCGAGTACGGTGATACGAGAGCGCCTATCGACGCGACGTTCGTGCTGGATCGATCCGGCTCGATGGGGCCGCACAACCCCAATAGACCGTGGAACACGTACACGCCTATCGATGAGGAATATATTTACGGCGACGACTGGCGACCGATTCCCGTCGACGAGCCGTTCCGAAACGTAGACGGTGACGACGTCATACTTAGAAATACGACTACGGGTGAGACAAAGCGACTTGAACGCCGAGATCCAGCCGATCCGGACAACTGGCAGGAAATTCGCGTCGAATCGTGTTATCGGTGTCACCCTGATGCGATACTCGGCACGTATAATCATCCGGGGAACGATCCATCGGGAGTCCGCGTTGAAGCGACAAGGAATTTCATTGAGTTGATGAAGGAGAGCAACGGTGATCGCGTGGGAGTATACGAGTTCGAACAGAACGCTAACGTTCTCCACGAGCTGGATGGTGACCTCGAGGCGGCGAAACAAAGCGTCGAAGGCAACGCATATTACGGCACGAACATGGCCGCTGGACTGGATGAGGCCCTCGACGACTATCGCAAAAACGAAGACACGGACCAGGAACGCATTACAGTGTTGCTGAGCGACGGGAAAAACAGCGACGACGACTACAATGATGACATGGACGATCTGGTAGACGAGGCAAATACGCTTAATACGACCATTTATACCGTTGGACTGACCGGACCAGAGGATGCACCTATCCCCGAGTCTCAACTCGAGAACTGGGCACAGGACACCGGAGGGGAGTTCTACAAAGCCGACAACGCCGATGCTCTCCGCGAAATCTTCGAGACGATCGCCAAAGACGAGGTTGAAGTCGATGCGGACACGCAGATCGGAATCTCTGTCACGAACGAGCAAGAGACGACGAGCGGTTATGCGATCAGCGTATCCGAGCAGACGATAACGATTGACGAGTGA
- a CDS encoding CARDB domain-containing protein: MGLSTQLSVVICILLIVVVPATAAVTIGEERGTADVILEPTDTQYASIDDGEIKIDFQKLNDRAITRVDDVFTISVTDDDVERIWIENDVPGLTFYRGDDPTNTISRSNPLEPMPGSTTSIGVAVDTHEAVNGTETFTVVAQYEDEDETESDIDGSNLSVSPTNVEAGETVTVNATYRNNGDGWGTETARLTVGGTVVDRRTIALSSGEEETVSFERRMEWPGTYDVGIEGLGHQSVTVEGPQVEVSSATIDDATITAGETATVRATVRNPSDRSLERTLELSVDGIVVDTRTVSIPANGERTVTFERRFAAAGTYEVGVSGVSAGTVTVEEPGPFSIQNRELSAATTAALAPPATAGLLALAVVANRRWTVFR, encoded by the coding sequence ATGGGATTGTCTACACAACTATCCGTTGTTATTTGCATTCTTCTTATTGTCGTAGTACCGGCCACCGCAGCGGTCACGATTGGCGAAGAACGGGGCACTGCTGATGTCATTCTGGAGCCGACCGACACCCAATACGCCTCGATTGATGACGGCGAAATCAAAATCGACTTCCAGAAACTCAACGACCGTGCAATCACCCGCGTAGACGATGTCTTCACCATCTCGGTCACCGACGACGATGTCGAACGGATCTGGATCGAGAACGACGTTCCCGGACTCACCTTCTACAGGGGCGACGATCCGACGAACACGATCAGCCGATCGAACCCCCTCGAGCCGATGCCGGGTTCGACAACCAGCATCGGCGTCGCGGTTGACACGCACGAGGCGGTCAACGGGACGGAGACGTTCACGGTCGTCGCGCAGTACGAGGACGAGGACGAAACCGAGTCCGATATCGACGGCTCTAACCTGAGCGTTTCGCCGACGAACGTCGAGGCGGGCGAGACGGTCACGGTCAACGCGACCTACCGAAATAACGGCGACGGGTGGGGCACCGAAACGGCCCGGCTGACGGTCGGCGGGACCGTCGTCGACCGGCGAACGATCGCCCTCTCGTCGGGCGAGGAAGAGACCGTCAGCTTCGAGCGACGCATGGAGTGGCCCGGCACGTACGATGTCGGAATCGAGGGACTCGGGCATCAGTCGGTGACCGTCGAGGGTCCGCAGGTCGAGGTCTCGAGCGCCACCATCGACGACGCAACGATCACCGCCGGCGAGACCGCCACCGTCCGGGCGACGGTTCGGAACCCGTCCGACAGATCACTCGAGCGAACGCTCGAGCTTTCGGTCGACGGCATCGTCGTCGATACCAGAACCGTTTCGATCCCGGCCAACGGCGAGCGGACGGTGACCTTCGAGCGGCGGTTCGCGGCGGCGGGGACCTACGAGGTCGGGGTCAGCGGCGTGTCCGCAGGGACGGTGACCGTCGAGGAACCGGGGCCGTTTTCGATCCAGAACCGCGAGCTCTCGGCGGCGACGACGGCGGCGCTCGCGCCGCCCGCGACGGCCGGACTGTTGGCCCTGGCGGTCGTCGCGAACCGGCGGTGGACCGTTTTCCGCTAG
- a CDS encoding signal peptidase I produces the protein MTTASLLKRGLGFGLALVVVLLIVGQLLGQPILLGYVATGSMEPAVDAGDGFVSVPSAVTGDIEEGDVVVFQAKELHGGGLTTHRVVGETEEGYVTKGDANPFTDQDGGEPHVTDGQIVAKAWQVNGEVVTIPHLGTAVMGIQSFATGTYETVASILGLTTTASGNGLGAMLVAIGVAMLGFGTVFERLGPTRRETSRRRSRENVIAFWTTLGLILLLFATLATAAMVVPSGTSEYGFVSTESPTDDPQIVAPGATTELTRSVDNAGYLPVVVVHDAESEGIAADPGWQTLGIRGSGETTVTLSAPEETGEYTRHLGEYRYLAVLPPSVLVWLHGIHPFAAIAAVNGVIVGITVAIVLVIFGSGDLRVRSAGGHVPLSTRLERRLRKWLRDRE, from the coding sequence ATGACTACCGCGTCACTCCTCAAGCGGGGGCTCGGGTTCGGCCTCGCGCTGGTCGTCGTCCTGCTGATCGTCGGGCAGCTCCTCGGACAGCCGATTCTGCTCGGCTACGTCGCGACCGGTAGCATGGAGCCTGCGGTGGACGCCGGCGACGGGTTCGTCTCCGTTCCCAGCGCCGTCACCGGCGACATCGAGGAGGGCGACGTCGTCGTCTTTCAGGCCAAAGAACTCCACGGCGGCGGGCTGACGACTCACCGCGTGGTCGGCGAGACCGAGGAGGGGTACGTCACGAAGGGCGACGCGAACCCGTTTACCGATCAGGACGGCGGTGAGCCCCACGTCACGGACGGCCAGATCGTCGCCAAAGCCTGGCAGGTAAACGGGGAGGTCGTGACGATCCCTCACCTCGGAACGGCCGTTATGGGCATTCAGAGCTTCGCAACGGGGACTTACGAAACCGTCGCGTCGATCCTCGGCCTGACGACGACCGCCTCCGGTAACGGGCTCGGCGCAATGTTGGTCGCGATCGGCGTTGCCATGCTCGGCTTCGGGACGGTGTTCGAGCGACTCGGTCCGACGCGGCGCGAGACGAGCAGACGGCGCTCGCGAGAGAACGTGATCGCGTTCTGGACGACGCTCGGCCTCATCCTGCTCCTGTTTGCTACCCTGGCAACCGCTGCGATGGTCGTCCCGTCTGGGACGTCCGAGTACGGGTTCGTGAGCACCGAATCACCGACCGACGACCCCCAGATCGTCGCGCCGGGTGCGACAACCGAACTCACCAGGTCGGTCGATAACGCCGGTTACCTGCCGGTAGTGGTCGTCCACGACGCCGAAAGCGAGGGGATCGCGGCCGATCCCGGGTGGCAGACGCTCGGGATTCGTGGGAGCGGAGAGACGACGGTGACGCTGTCCGCGCCTGAGGAAACGGGAGAATATACGCGTCATCTCGGTGAATACCGGTATCTCGCCGTTCTCCCGCCGTCGGTGCTGGTTTGGCTCCACGGGATTCACCCCTTCGCCGCGATTGCCGCGGTAAACGGGGTCATCGTCGGGATCACCGTTGCAATCGTCCTCGTGATCTTCGGCAGCGGCGATCTCCGGGTTCGGTCTGCGGGGGGTCACGTCCCACTCTCGACCCGCCTCGAGCGACGACTGCGGAAGTGGCTTCGCGACCGAGAGTAG
- a CDS encoding DUF5305 domain-containing protein encodes MIDSPRLELVLARHGRAIAIALVVVGVLAIAATGWAVANPVTTTAAQFSEERVTTDAETSAVVTENGTLWTEGERLEDSSVYFLNATPELTIRPETRLRNETGGTPIEDGDVTHELRLRFEATRDGSTFWNESHEVVAESASVENGVATSNATIDVESYRQRQRQLEREVSGIGSVELSMVLRVEYDTGRQQGTVTTTTPVEITDDAYWLGNSLSDSATHSHRSGTARTTESRSATLVGGLSVLGTLSLAGAALVARRSPADLEAARRAVHERRYAEWISQGSIPMWIGDYHVSLDTLEDVVDVAIDTNERVVHDTQRGLFAVVNDGVVYYYSDRGLWEETAWPEMDLEEQPAVIDGDGDLSPEDLSELDPSDEFAAADDPDGFEDDRNVWERL; translated from the coding sequence ATGATCGACAGCCCGCGGCTCGAACTGGTGCTCGCCAGACACGGACGCGCGATCGCGATCGCGCTGGTCGTCGTCGGCGTTCTCGCGATCGCCGCAACCGGTTGGGCAGTCGCGAATCCGGTGACGACGACTGCGGCCCAGTTCAGCGAAGAACGCGTCACGACCGACGCGGAAACGAGCGCCGTCGTCACCGAGAACGGCACGCTCTGGACCGAGGGCGAGCGCCTCGAGGATAGCTCAGTTTACTTTCTGAATGCCACGCCGGAGTTGACGATCCGGCCCGAGACGCGGCTCCGTAACGAAACCGGCGGGACCCCTATCGAGGACGGGGACGTGACGCACGAACTACGGCTTCGGTTCGAGGCGACCCGCGACGGCTCAACGTTCTGGAACGAGAGCCACGAGGTGGTCGCCGAGTCGGCGTCGGTCGAGAACGGCGTCGCAACGTCGAACGCGACGATCGACGTGGAATCCTACCGGCAGCGACAGCGACAACTCGAGCGCGAGGTCTCCGGCATCGGTTCGGTCGAGTTGTCGATGGTGCTCCGCGTCGAGTACGATACGGGCCGTCAGCAGGGGACAGTGACGACGACGACGCCGGTAGAGATAACGGACGACGCCTACTGGCTCGGGAACTCGCTGTCGGATTCGGCGACGCACAGCCATCGGAGCGGGACGGCGCGGACGACCGAGTCCCGCAGTGCGACGCTTGTCGGCGGTCTCTCGGTGCTCGGAACGCTGTCGCTGGCCGGTGCAGCGCTCGTCGCCCGCCGGTCTCCCGCGGATCTCGAGGCGGCCCGTCGTGCGGTCCACGAACGGCGCTACGCCGAGTGGATCTCGCAGGGCTCGATCCCGATGTGGATTGGCGACTATCACGTCTCGCTCGACACGCTCGAGGACGTGGTCGACGTCGCGATCGATACGAACGAACGCGTCGTCCACGACACGCAGCGGGGGCTGTTCGCGGTCGTCAACGACGGCGTCGTCTACTACTACAGCGACCGCGGCCTCTGGGAGGAGACCGCCTGGCCGGAGATGGACCTCGAGGAACAGCCGGCCGTCATCGACGGCGACGGGGACCTGTCGCCCGAGGATCTCTCGGAGCTCGACCCGAGCGACGAGTTCGCGGCGGCCGACGATCCGGACGGGTTCGAGGACGACCGGAACGTCTGGGAGCGACTCTGA
- a CDS encoding long-chain-fatty-acid--CoA ligase, with translation METPLVVTDFLEQAREHYGDEEAIVGVDGDRFSYAEFGERADRFSSALQDRGIEKGDRVAVLDPNTHYHLEAAFGAMQLGAVHTPLNYRLEPADYEYILSDAGVDAIYADYAFAEKIEAIRDEVPTETFVTNDADAVAGNWEEFDGVLEDAGTEFDQPEMAEDEIITINYTSGTTGDPKGVCRTHRTETLHAYLMSIYHEITDDDTYLWTLPMFHVNGWGHIYAVTGMGATHVCTRGVNPDEVVSSIREEDVSFLCAAPAVLNQLIDYYEAEGEPEMTGEKRVRVTTAGSAPPEATIRAVEDRFGWYLKHLYGATETGPLITISDTKRLMNDENRFEIKKRQGMGVLGTDVRVVDEEGNDVPRDDATLGEIVVRGNQIMDRYWNKPDETDDAFNDRVEGYYHTGDLASIDENGLIAIRDRKKDIIISGGENISSIELEDALFDHDAVADAAVIPAPSDKWGETPKAFVVPSNGDPTDPPVSADELTEFTRDRLASYKVVRRVEYVKELPKTATGKTQKYELREREWEDEDRMIGEG, from the coding sequence ATGGAAACGCCACTCGTCGTCACTGATTTCCTCGAGCAGGCGCGGGAGCACTACGGAGACGAGGAAGCGATCGTGGGGGTCGACGGTGACCGGTTCTCCTACGCGGAGTTCGGCGAGCGCGCCGACCGGTTCTCGTCAGCGCTCCAGGACCGCGGAATCGAGAAGGGCGACCGCGTCGCCGTTCTCGACCCGAACACGCACTACCACCTCGAGGCGGCCTTCGGTGCGATGCAACTCGGTGCGGTCCACACGCCGCTGAATTACCGCCTCGAGCCGGCCGATTACGAGTACATTCTGTCGGACGCGGGCGTCGACGCGATCTACGCCGACTACGCGTTCGCAGAGAAGATCGAGGCGATCCGCGACGAGGTGCCGACGGAGACGTTCGTCACGAACGACGCGGACGCGGTGGCGGGGAACTGGGAGGAGTTCGACGGCGTCCTCGAGGATGCCGGGACCGAGTTCGATCAGCCCGAGATGGCCGAAGACGAGATCATCACGATCAACTACACCTCGGGGACGACGGGCGATCCGAAGGGGGTCTGTCGCACGCATCGGACCGAGACGCTCCACGCGTATCTGATGTCGATCTACCACGAAATTACCGATGACGACACCTATCTGTGGACGCTGCCGATGTTCCACGTCAACGGCTGGGGCCATATCTACGCGGTGACCGGCATGGGCGCGACCCACGTCTGTACGCGCGGGGTCAATCCCGACGAGGTCGTCTCGTCGATTCGCGAGGAAGACGTGTCCTTCCTCTGTGCGGCTCCGGCGGTGCTCAACCAACTGATCGACTACTACGAAGCCGAGGGAGAACCCGAGATGACCGGCGAGAAGCGGGTTCGGGTAACGACTGCCGGGAGTGCGCCGCCGGAAGCCACCATTCGGGCCGTCGAGGACCGCTTCGGCTGGTATCTGAAACATCTCTACGGGGCGACCGAGACGGGACCGCTGATCACCATCTCCGACACCAAGCGCCTCATGAACGACGAGAACCGCTTCGAGATCAAGAAGCGCCAGGGGATGGGCGTTCTCGGCACCGACGTTCGCGTCGTCGACGAGGAGGGGAACGACGTCCCGCGCGACGATGCGACGCTCGGCGAGATCGTCGTCCGGGGCAACCAGATCATGGACCGCTACTGGAACAAGCCCGACGAGACCGACGACGCGTTCAACGACCGCGTCGAGGGCTACTACCACACCGGCGATCTCGCGTCGATCGACGAGAACGGTCTGATCGCGATCCGGGACCGCAAGAAGGATATCATCATCTCGGGCGGGGAGAACATCTCGAGCATCGAACTCGAGGACGCGCTGTTCGATCACGACGCGGTCGCGGACGCGGCCGTGATCCCGGCACCGAGCGACAAGTGGGGCGAAACGCCGAAGGCCTTCGTCGTCCCCTCGAACGGGGATCCGACCGATCCGCCGGTGTCGGCCGACGAACTGACCGAGTTCACCCGTGACCGACTGGCGAGTTACAAAGTCGTCCGACGGGTCGAATACGTCAAAGAGCTCCCGAAAACGGCGACTGGAAAGACCCAGAAGTACGAACTGCGCGAGCGGGAGTGGGAGGACGAAGACCGGATGATCGGCGAGGGCTGA
- a CDS encoding helix-turn-helix domain-containing protein, with translation MAETDGEEIEDLPPSAKLVFKVLEYDGPLTQKQIVEESMLSARTVRYALERLEDIGIVDEDIYFADARQSLYRLEEPVAADGNGVEDSPKKDACCAE, from the coding sequence ATGGCAGAGACCGACGGGGAGGAAATCGAAGACTTGCCACCGAGTGCGAAACTCGTCTTCAAGGTTCTCGAGTACGATGGGCCACTGACGCAGAAACAAATCGTCGAGGAATCGATGCTCTCGGCCCGGACGGTACGGTACGCGCTCGAGCGACTCGAAGATATCGGGATCGTCGATGAGGACATCTACTTTGCGGATGCTCGGCAGAGTCTCTACCGGCTCGAGGAGCCGGTCGCGGCCGACGGGAACGGTGTCGAGGACTCCCCGAAAAAGGACGCTTGCTGCGCCGAATAA
- a CDS encoding PINc/VapC family ATPase: MNVVPDTSVVIDGRVSATIEDGQFEGATICVPEAVVAELEAQANDGIDSGWDGLEELQRLADLADEGVVDLEYVGERPNAIERGHASEGEIDALIRDLAEELDATFVTSDVVQAEVAEAKGLDVEHVSPEVREVGTLAVEEFFDEQTMSVHLKTDAVPKAKRGELGEMSYEEIADEPLDEATMDEYAREVVDGAKESSDGFLELSEPGMNIVQFRDYRIAIGRPPFSDGIEITAVRPIAQTDIDDYEHADELKDRLLERQRGVLISGAPGAGKSTFAQAVARYISDHDYSVKTMEKPRDLQVGPDITQYTELGGEMAKTADALLMVRPDYTIYDEVRKTNDFEVFADMRLAGVGMIGVVHATRAIDALQRLVGRVELGMIPQVVDTVVYIEAGEVHTVYDVKTEVKVPAGLTEEDLARPVIQITNFQTGEPEYEIYTFNRQVVTVPLKDEDGGPANESGVDRIAKQEIEREIRSIAHGYVDVELKGQDKAVVYVEEDDISSVIGKGGGRITDVENRLGIDIDVRTHDENPNYGAGGGAGGASANGHGGSGGGSSGGSKAGQMVQPEITSRHIVIPVDGNHGETVEVQAAGEYLFTATVSRGGEIQVSRGSAIAEELERAIDRKDPVTIVPS, encoded by the coding sequence ATGAACGTCGTGCCGGATACAAGCGTGGTTATCGACGGCCGCGTTTCGGCGACTATCGAAGACGGGCAGTTCGAGGGAGCGACGATCTGCGTCCCCGAGGCGGTCGTCGCGGAACTCGAGGCGCAGGCGAACGACGGGATCGACAGCGGCTGGGACGGCCTCGAGGAACTCCAGCGGCTGGCTGACCTAGCCGACGAGGGCGTCGTCGACCTCGAGTACGTCGGCGAGCGGCCCAACGCCATTGAGCGGGGCCACGCCTCCGAGGGCGAGATCGACGCCCTGATCCGCGATCTCGCGGAGGAACTCGACGCGACCTTCGTCACGAGCGACGTCGTCCAGGCCGAGGTCGCCGAGGCGAAGGGGCTCGACGTCGAGCACGTCTCACCCGAGGTTCGCGAGGTCGGGACGCTGGCCGTCGAGGAGTTCTTCGACGAGCAGACGATGAGCGTCCACCTCAAGACGGACGCCGTACCGAAGGCCAAACGCGGCGAACTCGGCGAGATGAGCTACGAAGAGATCGCCGACGAGCCCCTCGATGAGGCGACGATGGACGAGTACGCCCGTGAAGTCGTCGACGGCGCGAAGGAGTCCTCCGACGGTTTCCTCGAGCTCTCGGAGCCGGGGATGAACATCGTTCAGTTCCGAGACTACCGAATCGCGATCGGCCGTCCGCCCTTCTCGGACGGCATCGAGATCACCGCCGTCCGTCCGATCGCCCAGACCGACATCGACGACTACGAGCACGCCGACGAACTGAAAGACCGGCTGCTCGAGCGCCAGCGCGGCGTTCTCATTTCGGGTGCGCCCGGGGCCGGGAAGTCGACGTTCGCGCAGGCGGTCGCCCGCTACATTTCGGACCACGACTACTCGGTCAAGACGATGGAGAAACCGCGGGACCTGCAGGTCGGTCCGGACATCACCCAGTACACGGAACTGGGCGGCGAGATGGCCAAGACCGCCGACGCCCTGTTGATGGTCCGACCCGACTACACCATCTACGACGAGGTCCGCAAGACCAACGACTTCGAGGTCTTCGCGGACATGCGACTGGCCGGCGTCGGCATGATCGGCGTCGTTCACGCGACGCGAGCGATCGACGCGCTCCAGCGGCTCGTGGGTCGCGTCGAACTTGGGATGATTCCGCAGGTCGTCGACACCGTCGTCTACATCGAAGCCGGCGAGGTCCATACCGTCTACGACGTCAAGACCGAGGTCAAGGTGCCCGCAGGACTCACCGAGGAGGACCTCGCTCGGCCCGTGATTCAGATCACGAACTTCCAGACCGGCGAGCCCGAGTACGAGATCTACACCTTCAACCGACAGGTCGTCACCGTCCCGCTGAAAGATGAGGACGGCGGCCCGGCGAACGAGTCCGGCGTCGACCGCATCGCCAAACAGGAGATCGAACGGGAGATCCGCTCGATCGCCCACGGCTACGTCGACGTCGAACTCAAGGGCCAGGACAAGGCCGTCGTCTACGTGGAAGAAGACGACATCTCGAGCGTCATCGGCAAAGGTGGCGGCCGCATCACCGACGTCGAGAACCGGCTGGGGATCGACATCGACGTCCGAACGCACGACGAGAACCCGAACTACGGTGCAGGCGGTGGTGCCGGCGGAGCCAGCGCGAACGGCCACGGCGGTAGTGGTGGTGGCAGTAGCGGCGGTTCCAAGGCCGGTCAGATGGTCCAGCCCGAAATTACCTCGCGGCACATCGTCATCCCCGTCGACGGCAACCACGGCGAAACCGTCGAGGTCCAGGCCGCCGGCGAGTACCTGTTTACCGCAACGGTGAGCCGCGGCGGCGAGATTCAGGTGTCTCGAGGGAGCGCGATCGCGGAGGAACTCGAGCGAGCGATCGACCGGAAAGATCCGGTAACAATCGTTCCATCGTAG